A single Desulfobaculum xiamenense DNA region contains:
- a CDS encoding helix-turn-helix domain-containing protein, which yields MENEIGKILDQNPANRQAALRAWLAYHGVQMKDLARMIGVHPSMMTHIVKGNRSPAKRIEQLVALGIPRHLLPEPSRPPGRPSAKKQSTPVAPSIPFLG from the coding sequence ATGGAAAATGAAATCGGTAAAATCCTTGACCAAAATCCAGCCAACCGTCAGGCCGCGCTGCGTGCATGGCTCGCCTATCATGGCGTGCAGATGAAAGACCTCGCACGGATGATAGGGGTTCATCCCTCGATGATGACGCACATCGTCAAGGGCAACAGATCACCGGCCAAACGCATCGAACAGCTCGTCGCTCTGGGCATCCCGCGCCACCTCCTTCCGGAGCCGTCGCGTCCTCCCGGACGCCCCTCTGCAAAAAAGCAGAGCACACCCGTCGCGCCATCCATCCCCTTTCTCGGATGA
- a CDS encoding LexA family transcriptional regulator, with protein MSKTGSKYGQGFGPVVERIKDATATRTQVELATVLGIRQSSISDAKRRDSVPADWFLTLFRKYGLNPDWLAMGRGPKFIKTKEGYQPFDQPALSETLHEEGAPYGDPLASGKVVTYYGMSGELTEKGQWKPIAAGKIIIPASFDREALLVVKMDGAGMEPLIRRGAFIGLDRDQKGVTSGEIYGVLVPYEGLVIRRVYFDAQQGGFILKAENPSHADQRLSIEEYGSKVVGRMVWMMQEA; from the coding sequence ATGAGCAAGACTGGTTCCAAGTACGGGCAAGGATTCGGTCCGGTTGTCGAACGAATAAAGGACGCGACTGCAACGCGTACGCAGGTCGAGCTGGCGACGGTCCTCGGCATCCGGCAGTCGAGCATTTCCGACGCGAAGCGCAGGGATTCCGTTCCTGCCGACTGGTTCCTCACCCTGTTCCGCAAGTACGGGCTCAATCCCGATTGGCTGGCCATGGGGCGCGGACCCAAGTTCATAAAGACGAAGGAAGGCTATCAGCCCTTCGATCAGCCTGCCCTGTCCGAAACCCTGCACGAGGAAGGCGCGCCCTATGGTGATCCCCTCGCGTCGGGTAAGGTGGTCACCTATTACGGCATGAGTGGCGAGCTGACCGAGAAGGGCCAGTGGAAGCCCATTGCCGCCGGCAAGATCATCATTCCTGCCAGCTTCGACCGTGAGGCCCTGCTGGTGGTGAAGATGGACGGTGCAGGCATGGAGCCGCTCATCCGCCGCGGCGCATTCATCGGTCTCGACAGGGATCAGAAGGGCGTTACCTCCGGCGAGATATACGGCGTGCTCGTCCCCTACGAGGGGCTTGTCATCCGTCGCGTGTACTTCGACGCCCAGCAGGGCGGCTTCATCCTCAAGGCCGAGAACCCCAGCCACGCCGATCAGCGCCTCTCCATCGAGGAGTATGGCAGCAAGGTCGTGGGCCGCATGGTGTGGATGATGCAGGAGGCCTAG
- a CDS encoding radical SAM protein — protein MTIDIHDILKQSRDAVPFSRQQIIDMLALSPSSPEAYLIMAEAARISRELTGDRAEIHAQFALNLAPCPKNCAYCSFAAMNKVFPKPMKLTVEQAVEHATLLEEQGANAVYMMVTANYSFDEFCEVTTEVRRHLRPETVLIGNLGDQTSDTAPRLRDAGLDGVYHALRLREGIDTGIDPELRKQSIRAFQDAGLVVGTCVEPVGPEHTNDELADMILFTASINPAFSGAARRITIPGTAIAKRGMISELRMAHIVAVARLAMPRSVIGNCTHEPYSLGAAAGANLFWAELGANPRDIRENTEEGRGFTVAKCHDLFRDADCGVLDGPSAFFRNN, from the coding sequence ATGACCATCGACATCCACGACATTCTGAAGCAGTCCCGGGACGCGGTCCCCTTCTCCCGCCAGCAGATCATCGACATGCTCGCCCTGTCGCCTAGCTCGCCCGAGGCGTACCTCATCATGGCCGAGGCGGCGCGCATCTCGCGCGAGCTGACCGGCGACCGCGCCGAAATCCACGCACAGTTCGCCCTGAACCTCGCCCCCTGCCCCAAAAACTGCGCCTACTGCTCGTTTGCGGCCATGAACAAGGTCTTCCCCAAGCCCATGAAGCTCACTGTCGAGCAGGCCGTGGAGCACGCCACGTTGCTTGAGGAACAGGGAGCCAACGCCGTCTACATGATGGTCACGGCCAACTATTCCTTCGACGAATTCTGCGAGGTCACCACCGAAGTCCGCCGCCACCTGCGCCCGGAGACCGTCCTCATCGGCAACCTCGGCGACCAGACATCCGACACGGCCCCCCGCCTGCGCGACGCCGGGCTCGACGGCGTCTACCACGCCCTGCGCCTACGCGAAGGCATCGACACCGGCATCGACCCCGAGCTGCGCAAGCAGAGCATCCGCGCCTTTCAGGACGCCGGACTGGTGGTCGGCACCTGCGTCGAACCCGTCGGCCCCGAGCACACCAACGACGAACTCGCGGACATGATCCTCTTCACCGCGTCCATCAATCCGGCCTTCAGCGGCGCGGCGCGGCGCATCACCATTCCCGGAACGGCCATCGCCAAGCGTGGCATGATCAGCGAACTGCGCATGGCGCACATCGTGGCGGTCGCCCGTCTGGCCATGCCGCGTTCCGTCATCGGCAACTGCACCCATGAGCCTTACTCTCTCGGCGCTGCCGCCGGAGCCAACCTCTTCTGGGCGGAACTGGGCGCAAACCCCCGCGACATCCGCGAAAACACCGAGGAAGGCAGAGGCTTCACCGTCGCCAAGTGCCACGACCTGTTCCGCGACGCGGACTGTGGCGTGCTCGACGGCCCCTCGGCCTTCTTCCGCAACAACTGA
- a CDS encoding cysteine-rich small domain-containing protein: MKHSYRFFRNTDCAYFPCHAKADPDSFNCLFCFCPLYFLEDCGGNPTDLHGIKDCSNCTLPHSPNGYDHIIARLKVEFDRRRRTGDND; the protein is encoded by the coding sequence ATGAAACACAGCTACCGCTTCTTCCGAAACACGGACTGCGCATACTTCCCCTGCCACGCCAAGGCCGATCCAGACAGCTTCAACTGCCTGTTCTGCTTTTGCCCGCTCTATTTCCTCGAAGACTGCGGCGGAAACCCCACGGACCTCCACGGCATCAAGGACTGCTCGAACTGCACGCTCCCGCACTCGCCAAACGGCTACGACCACATCATCGCTCGCCTCAAGGTCGAGTTCGACCGGCGCAGGCGAACCGGAGACAACGACTGA
- a CDS encoding YhjD/YihY/BrkB family envelope integrity protein: MNRFSIPSLTHAGAEASFVRHQFARLLRWVYMVGHGFVADQCLLRASALAYTTVLSLVPLLAVAFSISKGFGIQNSQFIREMLMQATAGNPDVVEAIIGYINNTNVGTLGVAGVALLFMTVISLLGNIEASFNSIFGVKAQRNLWRKFSDYLAVTMVCPLLILVAISSTASLQNNEIVQRILGVSVLSALYLAALKLLPYVTTWLALLFIYVFIPNTRVRLTSALGGAILAGSLWQIVQAGYIRYQAVSTNYNAIYGSFAQVPLFLIWMFISWTIVLLGAEICFALQRSDTYYSEARMNEYSFDDRQKLGALILALLTRAFIDARPTPSNEAIASRLGAPVKLVNDVLFMLGKANIVVKVDRPGGEAYALASPPTTVHVLDVMRALARYRETTGREMFDAHAEALAPIFDGLRTAAAESPSNLTLEAFATACADLPFCAPDTGPAQHTDEK, translated from the coding sequence GTGAACCGGTTCTCCATACCGTCTCTGACGCATGCGGGCGCGGAGGCGTCCTTTGTCCGCCACCAGTTCGCCCGGCTGTTACGCTGGGTGTACATGGTCGGGCACGGCTTCGTGGCGGATCAGTGTCTGCTTCGCGCCTCGGCGCTGGCCTACACCACGGTGCTCTCCCTCGTTCCGCTTCTGGCCGTGGCCTTCTCCATTTCCAAGGGCTTCGGCATCCAGAACTCGCAATTCATCCGCGAGATGCTCATGCAGGCCACCGCCGGAAATCCGGATGTGGTCGAAGCCATCATCGGCTACATCAACAACACCAACGTCGGCACCCTCGGCGTGGCTGGCGTGGCGCTTCTGTTCATGACGGTCATTTCCCTTCTGGGAAACATCGAGGCCAGCTTCAACTCCATCTTCGGCGTGAAGGCACAGCGCAACCTGTGGCGCAAGTTCTCGGACTACCTCGCGGTGACCATGGTCTGTCCGCTGCTCATTCTCGTGGCCATCAGCTCCACGGCCTCCCTGCAAAACAACGAAATCGTCCAGCGCATCCTCGGCGTGTCGGTGTTGAGCGCCCTGTACCTCGCCGCGCTCAAGCTGTTGCCCTACGTCACCACGTGGCTGGCGCTCCTGTTCATCTACGTGTTCATCCCCAACACGCGGGTGCGCCTGACCTCCGCCCTCGGCGGGGCCATCCTCGCCGGAAGCCTGTGGCAGATCGTGCAGGCGGGCTACATCCGCTATCAGGCGGTGAGCACCAACTACAACGCCATCTACGGCAGCTTCGCGCAGGTCCCGCTCTTCCTCATCTGGATGTTCATCAGTTGGACCATCGTGCTGCTCGGCGCGGAAATCTGCTTCGCCCTCCAGCGTAGCGACACCTACTACAGCGAAGCCCGCATGAACGAATACAGCTTCGACGACCGCCAGAAGCTCGGCGCGCTCATCCTCGCCCTGCTGACCCGCGCGTTCATCGACGCGCGCCCCACACCGTCCAACGAGGCCATCGCCAGCCGCCTCGGCGCGCCAGTCAAGCTGGTCAACGACGTGCTGTTCATGCTCGGCAAGGCGAATATCGTGGTCAAGGTGGACCGCCCCGGCGGCGAGGCATACGCCCTCGCCAGCCCTCCGACCACGGTCCACGTGCTCGACGTCATGCGCGCACTGGCCCGCTATCGCGAGACCACAGGACGCGAAATGTTCGACGCCCACGCCGAAGCGCTGGCCCCCATCTTCGACGGACTGCGCACAGCCGCTGCCGAAAGCCCCTCGAACCTCACCCTCGAAGCCTTCGCCACCGCCTGTGCCGACCTGCCCTTCTGCGCGCCCGACACCGGCCCCGCACAGCATACGGACGAGAAATGA
- a CDS encoding HD domain-containing protein, with amino-acid sequence MITRDAALALVKAQNPELHLVHHAVQTEAVMRALAPRFDADPELWGTTGLLHDLDYPMTKDTPERHGLVAAEMLAQELPAEALHAISAHNEECTGVAAQAPFDYALRAAETVTGLVSAAALVRPTRMEGMQPKSLRKKMKDKSFAANVSRERIQECERLGMDLSDFLALSIAAIADVAAETGIA; translated from the coding sequence ATGATCACCAGAGACGCGGCCCTCGCCCTCGTCAAGGCCCAGAATCCCGAACTCCATCTCGTGCACCACGCCGTGCAGACAGAAGCCGTCATGCGCGCCCTCGCCCCGCGCTTCGACGCCGACCCCGAGCTGTGGGGCACGACCGGCCTGCTGCATGACCTCGACTATCCCATGACCAAGGACACGCCGGAGCGCCACGGCCTCGTGGCCGCCGAGATGCTCGCGCAGGAGCTGCCCGCCGAGGCGCTCCACGCCATCTCCGCCCACAACGAGGAATGCACCGGCGTTGCCGCGCAGGCCCCCTTCGATTACGCGCTTCGCGCCGCGGAGACCGTCACCGGACTCGTCTCGGCCGCCGCGCTGGTCCGTCCCACGCGCATGGAGGGCATGCAGCCCAAAAGCCTGCGCAAGAAGATGAAGGACAAGTCCTTCGCCGCCAACGTCAGCCGCGAACGCATTCAGGAATGCGAACGCCTCGGCATGGACCTCTCGGACTTCCTCGCGCTGTCCATCGCCGCCATAGCCGACGTCGCCGCGGAAACGGGCATCGCCTGA
- a CDS encoding HDOD domain-containing protein translates to MNEELLSNAVAIADRRFAHVDTAHPAMSAIYRLACRHIATALEGGIELPLLPMPPMDPPSIPEQAIDPFDLLRGDLTLPSLPSVYAELQAVIADKDSSASDVAGVISRDTSLTAFLLRLVNSAFYSFPSQIDTISRAVAVVGTSQLSTLALGTSVMRMFTGIPEALANMEEFWRHSIRVGIIARSLARAAGGGEPERFFVAGLLHDVGRLAMCKLIPERFAAVIAYADEHHALLHETERGVLGFDHATLGGMLLRKWNLPFTLVSAVLNHHAPSQAEQDGHKTTIIHLADIMARGLDTDPGPRVYVPPLDTQAWSALELDPDQLAEAFHSCTEQMDATLRALAGLHTC, encoded by the coding sequence ATGAACGAGGAACTGCTCTCCAACGCCGTCGCCATCGCGGACAGGCGCTTCGCCCATGTCGATACCGCGCATCCAGCCATGAGCGCCATCTACAGGCTGGCCTGCCGCCACATCGCCACGGCCCTCGAAGGTGGCATAGAGCTGCCGCTCTTGCCGATGCCGCCCATGGACCCGCCAAGCATCCCGGAGCAGGCGATTGACCCCTTCGACCTGTTGCGCGGCGACCTCACCCTGCCGTCCCTGCCCTCGGTCTATGCCGAATTGCAGGCCGTCATCGCCGACAAGGACTCCTCGGCGAGCGACGTGGCAGGCGTCATCAGCCGCGACACGAGCCTCACGGCCTTTCTGCTGCGGCTGGTCAACAGCGCATTCTACAGCTTTCCCTCACAGATAGACACCATTTCCCGCGCCGTGGCCGTCGTGGGCACCAGCCAGCTTTCGACGCTGGCGCTCGGCACGTCGGTCATGCGCATGTTCACCGGCATTCCAGAGGCCCTCGCCAACATGGAGGAGTTCTGGCGGCACAGCATCCGCGTGGGCATCATCGCACGCAGTCTGGCCCGCGCCGCGGGCGGCGGGGAGCCGGAACGCTTCTTCGTGGCCGGACTGTTGCACGACGTGGGACGGCTGGCCATGTGCAAGCTCATCCCCGAGCGCTTCGCGGCCGTCATCGCCTACGCGGACGAACACCACGCCCTGCTCCACGAGACGGAACGCGGCGTGCTGGGGTTCGACCACGCTACCCTCGGCGGCATGCTGTTGCGCAAGTGGAACCTGCCGTTCACCCTCGTCAGCGCGGTGCTCAACCACCACGCCCCATCGCAAGCCGAGCAGGACGGCCACAAGACGACCATCATCCACCTCGCGGACATCATGGCCCGCGGCCTCGACACGGACCCCGGTCCCCGCGTCTACGTTCCGCCGCTCGACACGCAGGCGTGGAGCGCACTGGAGCTCGACCCGGACCAGCTTGCCGAGGCCTTCCATTCCTGCACAGAGCAGATGGACGCGACCCTGCGCGCGCTGGCCGGTCTGCACACCTGCTGA
- a CDS encoding insulinase family protein — protein sequence MTMIHGFELLVEKEIPEVGVKARLFRHARTGAELMSLICPDENKVFGVSFRTPPRDSTGVPHILEHSVLCGSDRYPVKEPFVELLKGSLQTFLNAFTYPDKTCYPVASTNLQDFYNLVDVYIDAVFHPRIDESVFRQEGWHYELDSPEGELTRKGVVFNEMKGAYSSPDGLLQEHSQRGLFPDTTYGLDSGGDPERIPDLTHERFLHFHRTLYHPSNARFWFYGDDDENRRLEILAAALDGYDAITVDSEVEVQPRIENPRRIDIPYAGGDDARTMFTVNWLLPETFDRDLALRLEVLEHILIGLPSSPLRRALMESGLGEDLTGVGLEDELRQMSFSVGLKGMDAEDVAEAEGIIFDVLRDMADNGPSIEMVEAAMNSVEFDLREQNTGRFPRGLSLMLMSLTTWLHGGDPFVPLAFEASLRALKTDLAAGRPVFSELVRSFLLDNAHRTTVVLEPKDGLAAERDRREREELAARKAAMTPEEIETVIRTARELREAQERPDSPEALATIPTLSLDDIAREEKIIPTEEREVGGVRTLLHDLPAQGIVYLDAGFDLGCVAQEDLPLVPLFGRALFEMGTQTEDFASLTMRVARKTGGIEPETFVADTLDREGFVARLFLRGKAMAANTGDMLDILRDVLLTARFEDRERFRLMALEEKARLEERLIPAGHMVALTRLRARHGMAGWLGELMGGVSALTYARQLIRDIDADWNGVLERLERIRRAVVSRRGLLLNVTAAGHDLPGVVDGLSSFVAALPESGSEMAQWLPGTFPEAEGLAIPAQVNYVGRIVDLAQAGYEFSGAHLAVNRHARMGYLWDRVRVQGGAYGAFSSLDRAGRTMAFASYRDPNLDTTIDVFNGTGEYFRTLRMDREELVKSIIGAVGEVDTYLLPDAQGYVAMARLLMGDTPEMRQTMRDELLGTTLADFNAFGELLASVGRTGSTVVIGSGDALAASAAGLEVKNIL from the coding sequence ATGACGATGATACACGGATTCGAGCTGCTTGTTGAGAAGGAAATCCCCGAAGTGGGGGTGAAGGCCCGGCTGTTTCGCCACGCGCGCACCGGCGCCGAACTGATGAGCCTGATTTGCCCCGACGAGAACAAGGTCTTCGGCGTGAGCTTCCGCACGCCCCCGCGCGACTCCACCGGCGTGCCGCACATCCTCGAACACTCGGTGTTGTGCGGGTCGGACCGGTACCCGGTCAAGGAGCCGTTCGTGGAGCTGCTCAAGGGCTCGCTGCAAACTTTTCTCAACGCCTTCACCTACCCGGACAAGACCTGCTATCCCGTGGCCAGCACGAACCTGCAGGATTTTTATAACCTCGTGGACGTCTACATCGACGCTGTGTTCCACCCGCGCATCGACGAGAGCGTGTTCCGGCAGGAGGGCTGGCACTACGAGCTCGACTCCCCCGAGGGCGAGCTGACCCGCAAGGGCGTGGTGTTCAACGAGATGAAGGGCGCATACAGCTCCCCGGACGGCCTGCTTCAGGAGCATTCCCAGCGCGGCCTGTTCCCGGACACCACCTACGGTCTCGATTCCGGCGGCGACCCGGAGCGCATCCCGGACCTCACCCACGAGCGGTTCCTGCATTTCCACCGCACGCTGTACCATCCGTCCAACGCGCGGTTCTGGTTCTATGGCGATGACGACGAGAACAGGCGGCTGGAGATTCTCGCCGCCGCCCTCGATGGCTACGACGCCATAACCGTGGATTCCGAGGTAGAGGTGCAGCCGCGCATCGAAAATCCCCGCCGGATCGACATCCCTTATGCGGGTGGAGACGACGCGCGTACCATGTTCACCGTGAACTGGCTTCTGCCCGAGACCTTCGACCGCGACCTCGCCCTACGCCTCGAAGTGCTGGAGCATATCCTCATCGGCCTGCCGTCCTCGCCCCTGCGTCGTGCGCTCATGGAGTCCGGCCTCGGCGAGGATCTGACCGGCGTGGGCCTTGAGGACGAGCTGCGTCAGATGTCCTTCTCCGTGGGTCTCAAGGGCATGGACGCCGAGGACGTGGCCGAGGCCGAAGGTATCATCTTCGACGTGCTGCGCGACATGGCCGACAACGGCCCCAGCATCGAAATGGTCGAGGCCGCCATGAACAGCGTGGAATTCGACCTGCGCGAGCAGAACACCGGGCGCTTCCCGCGTGGGCTGTCGCTCATGCTCATGTCGCTGACCACGTGGCTGCATGGCGGCGATCCCTTCGTCCCGCTGGCCTTCGAGGCTTCGCTTCGTGCGCTCAAGACCGATCTGGCTGCGGGCAGGCCCGTGTTTTCCGAGTTGGTGCGCTCGTTCCTGCTGGACAACGCGCACCGCACCACGGTGGTCCTTGAGCCGAAGGACGGCCTCGCCGCCGAGCGCGACCGCCGCGAGCGCGAGGAGCTCGCCGCGCGCAAGGCAGCCATGACGCCCGAGGAGATCGAGACCGTGATCCGCACCGCCCGCGAACTTCGCGAGGCGCAGGAGCGTCCGGACAGCCCCGAGGCGCTGGCCACCATCCCCACCCTGTCCCTCGACGACATCGCGCGCGAGGAGAAGATCATCCCCACCGAGGAGCGCGAGGTGGGCGGCGTGCGCACCCTGCTGCATGACCTGCCCGCGCAGGGTATCGTCTACCTCGACGCAGGCTTCGACCTTGGCTGCGTGGCGCAGGAGGACCTGCCGTTGGTGCCGCTCTTCGGACGCGCCCTGTTCGAGATGGGGACGCAGACCGAGGACTTCGCCAGCCTGACCATGCGCGTGGCCCGCAAGACCGGCGGCATCGAGCCGGAGACCTTCGTGGCCGATACGCTGGACCGTGAGGGCTTCGTGGCCCGTCTGTTCCTGCGCGGCAAGGCTATGGCTGCCAACACTGGCGACATGCTCGACATCCTGCGCGACGTGCTGCTGACCGCGCGCTTCGAGGACCGCGAGCGTTTCCGCCTCATGGCCCTTGAGGAGAAGGCGCGGCTGGAGGAACGGCTCATTCCCGCCGGACACATGGTTGCGCTCACCCGTCTGCGCGCCCGCCACGGCATGGCCGGATGGCTGGGCGAATTGATGGGCGGCGTGAGCGCCCTGACCTACGCGCGCCAGCTCATTCGCGACATCGACGCGGATTGGAACGGCGTGCTGGAGCGGCTGGAGCGCATCCGCAGGGCCGTGGTGTCCCGCAGGGGGCTTCTGCTCAACGTCACCGCCGCCGGGCATGATCTGCCCGGTGTGGTGGACGGGCTTTCGTCCTTCGTCGCCGCGCTGCCGGAATCCGGTTCCGAAATGGCGCAGTGGCTGCCGGGCACCTTCCCCGAGGCCGAGGGACTGGCCATTCCCGCGCAGGTCAATTACGTGGGCCGCATCGTGGACCTCGCGCAGGCTGGTTACGAGTTCAGCGGGGCGCATCTGGCCGTGAACCGTCACGCCCGCATGGGCTACCTGTGGGACCGCGTTCGCGTGCAGGGTGGCGCGTACGGCGCGTTCAGTTCGCTGGACCGCGCGGGCCGCACCATGGCCTTCGCGTCCTACCGCGACCCGAACCTCGACACCACCATCGACGTGTTCAACGGCACTGGCGAGTACTTCCGCACCCTGCGCATGGACCGCGAGGAACTGGTCAAGAGCATCATCGGCGCGGTGGGCGAAGTGGATACCTACCTGCTGCCCGACGCGCAGGGCTACGTGGCCATGGCGCGGCTGCTGATGGGCGACACGCCGGAGATGCGTCAGACCATGCGCGACGAGCTTCTGGGCACCACCCTCGCCGACTTCAATGCCTTCGGCGAGCTTTTGGCCTCCGTGGGGCGCACCGGCTCCACCGTGGTCATTGGTTCGGGCGACGCCCTCGCCGCCAGCGCTGCCGGGCTTGAGGTGAAGAACATCCTCTAG
- a CDS encoding cyclase family protein → MTIPGPIIDITLALGREDAPWPGDRPFALEGVPTSPCGGRTSTLTMSAHCGTHIDTPAHVMDAARTLGDYAPADFLLPAIVVDVGDAALVTAQLLQDAAIHPGDAVLLRTRNTRHGLPGDRIFRTDFTALAPSAARLIVERGARLAGIDGPSADPFDAEDLPAHHILLGAGLPIIENLNLHAATPGRYILCCLPLSIPDAEASPVRAVLWPDTPR, encoded by the coding sequence ATGACCATTCCCGGCCCCATCATCGACATCACCCTCGCCCTCGGGCGCGAGGACGCACCATGGCCCGGCGACAGGCCCTTCGCCCTCGAAGGCGTCCCCACATCCCCTTGCGGCGGGCGCACATCCACGCTGACCATGAGCGCCCACTGTGGCACGCACATCGACACTCCGGCCCACGTCATGGACGCTGCCCGCACCCTCGGGGACTACGCCCCGGCGGACTTCCTCCTGCCCGCCATCGTCGTGGACGTCGGGGACGCTGCGCTCGTCACGGCACAACTGCTTCAAGACGCCGCCATCCACCCCGGAGACGCCGTACTCCTGCGCACGCGCAACACGCGCCACGGTCTGCCCGGAGACCGCATTTTCCGCACGGACTTCACGGCCCTCGCCCCAAGCGCCGCACGCCTCATCGTCGAACGCGGCGCACGCCTCGCGGGCATCGACGGCCCATCGGCAGACCCCTTCGACGCCGAGGACCTGCCCGCCCACCACATTCTTCTCGGCGCAGGCCTGCCCATCATTGAAAATCTGAATCTCCACGCGGCCACGCCCGGTCGCTACATCCTGTGCTGCCTGCCTCTGTCCATTCCCGACGCCGAGGCATCGCCCGTGCGCGCCGTGCTGTGGCCCGACACACCCCGCTGA
- a CDS encoding Fur family transcriptional regulator — protein MKEPLEVFSDYLSRKNLKMTPQRRLILDIFLREKGHLASEDLYTIVKRFDKSIGQATVYRTLKLLSESGLAKEVKFGDGVTRYEQKYGNSHHDHIICEECGKALSVVDEKIEELQERLAEEHGFVLTGHEMYLYGLCADCRRKKGGH, from the coding sequence ATGAAAGAGCCGCTAGAAGTCTTTTCCGACTACCTCTCCCGCAAGAATCTGAAGATGACGCCGCAGCGTCGGCTGATTCTGGATATCTTCCTGCGCGAGAAGGGGCATCTTGCGTCCGAGGATCTGTATACCATCGTCAAGAGATTCGACAAGTCCATCGGGCAGGCCACCGTCTACAGGACGCTCAAGCTGCTTTCCGAATCGGGCCTCGCCAAGGAAGTGAAGTTCGGCGACGGTGTAACGCGCTATGAACAGAAATATGGTAACTCCCATCACGATCACATCATTTGCGAGGAATGCGGCAAGGCCCTCTCCGTGGTGGATGAGAAGATCGAGGAGTTGCAGGAGCGTCTGGCCGAGGAGCACGGATTCGTGCTGACCGGGCACGAGATGTATCTTTACGGCCTCTGCGCGGATTGCCGCAGGAAGAAGGGCGGGCACTAG